From the Vibrio vulnificus CMCP6 genome, the window ATGCGTTTAGTTTTTTCTGCACTTACACTTGCCATGCTGCCTGTTGTTGCTGGAATTCCTGCGATGGCGGAAGAAGCAAGCCCTGTGGTGGTTGTTGATGACGCTTTGTTCACCCAAAACACGTTGCTTAGCGATACGGAAAAGAAGAAATCGGCTAAACAGAATCAGTTGAATAACCAAGCAGAGCAGCTTGAGCGATTGAAACAACAAGAGGCTGAACTTGTTACGCGACTCGATAAGGCGAAGCAACAGCTTGAGAAAGATTATCAACGTTTAAGTGATACGCCTGATTTTGATTTGATGCCCGCTCAGAGTGCCTATCAGTCCGCTTGGTCTAAGGTCAAGCAGAATCAAAGCGAGCAGCTCGAAGCGCGTCAAACGCATGAAACACTCGCAAGCGAATTGGCTGCGATTAACGCAGAAGAAACGGTGATTCGTGGCAAAATTGCACAGCTTCAAGAAGAACGTCAACGTGCTCGTATTGCGACCATGCGCAGTGAAATCAGCCAGAAAGGGGATCTCACCGTATCGTTCACCAATACTTGTCGTAGCGATATGACACTTGAACAATGTGCGAAACAAACAACGACCTTAGCGCTGCAAAAAGCGGTTCGTCAGTACCAAAGCGAACTGATCGACGGAACAACCGAAGCCAAATTGGCCAAACAGAATCAATCGCAAGCCGCTCTGAATATCCATGTATTGAAGCACCAGTCGTCGAAAGCTGAGTTTTCAGGTGAGAATCAATACACGCAAATTCTTAAGGTTTCTTTAAACACTCGACCTGCTGAAAATGCGCCGTGCAAGCTGCTGAACATTGATTCGAAATACTGTTTTTCTCCAAGTCAGGTCGTCGACGGTGAAAAAGTGACCGAAACCGCTTGGCATACGCTGACCATTCGTTCCAATCAATATGGTGATACCGTTTTGATTGATGGGGTGAAGTATGGCTCAACCCCTGTTGAGATTATGCTGCCGATGGGCAATCACCAGATCAGCATTGAGAAAGAAGGCTACAGTACCTTCCGTACCGATCTGATGGTTAGTCAAGACCAAACGCTGAGAGCAAATCTAGTGGCGAAACGCAATGTGGCCAAAACGGGTGAGACGTTTGCGGATAACTTAGGCTCGTTACCAGCACCTGAAATGGCGGTCGTGACAGAAGGCACTTATATGATAGGTGAGCGTGCGGGTAAGCAAGTTCGCTTGAATCGCGGATTTTCGATAAGTACAACGCCGATTACGGTTGCTCAGTTCCGTGCTTTTGTTGACCAAAGTAACTATCAGACAGATGCTGAATTACACAAAATCTGTACTCGTATCGAACAAGCGACGATCACACCTATTGCCAACAAATACTGGCGTGATCCTGGTTTCAGCCAGCAAGAAAACTCTCCGGTTGTCTGTGTCAGTCAAAATGACGCGAACGCCTACGTTAACTGGCTATCCGACAAAACAGGCTACCATTACCGATTGCCTACCGAAGACGAATGGGAGATCGCAGCGAGAGCGGGATCGGAAGCCGATTATTGGTGGGGCGAGAAGTTTGGTTCGGGCCAAGCTAATACAGGGTGGGGGGGAACTCCTTGGTCAAATAACAGCACTTCTCCAGTGAAGTCATTTAGTGCCAATGGCTTTGGCCTCTATGATGTGGTTGGTAACGTCTGGGAGTGGACCGCAGACAGCAAAGGCTTGTTAAAAGGCGGTGCTTGGAGCTTCTCTCCTGAAAAAGCAAAAGCGGAATCGCAGTTGTTTATTTCTCCTGATTCTGCAGCAAACTTTGCAGGATTCCGAGTTGTCAGAGTACTGTAAGCATCAGTAAGTAATGCGAATGGCGAGCCAATCGGCTCGCCATTTTATTTATCAATATGGTTATTTTTAAATACAGTTATTTTCAAAATAGGGGAGTTAGCATAAGCAAATGAGCGTGACCTTATGCTACTTACTTGGTAGGCATAGCCACTTATCCCCTTCCTACTAGAAGCTGCTACGGTGTTGGCTGCATTCGTTCACTGCTCGCCAACCCGGCCTAATCACATAGCGTATCTATGCTCATGAGGACTCACTCATTTGCCGCCGACCTGCAACGCCAAGTTGTTTGGGTATAGCGATAGCAATGTCGACATGTTTATTCAGATTGTTGCGGCAGTTTGTGCGCGATTCCCGCATGACAATCAATACACGATTTCTCTCTTTCCTCCATGGTTTGATGCCGACGAGCAACCGTTCGATCTTGCGCAGTGAAATCCATCATCTCAACACTATGACAGTAGCGGCACTGCTGTGATTTGTTTGCCACAAATTCGTTGGTTACTTTTTCAAACAGTCTAGGTCGGTGCTCTGTCTCAAAGTTGTCCAGAGTGATGTCGCCCGACAACTTGTGAAAGATATCCGCAGTCGCCATGATTTTTAACTTGAGCTTAGGCAGCAATTCACGAGGGACATGGCAATCACTGCACGTTGCCGCAATCACACCTTTGGCGTTCTTGAAATGAACGGACTCTTGGTATTCTTCGACAATAGTATCCATCCCAATATGGCAGCCAAAACAAAACGCATTGCTGTTGGTGAACGTCATACCCCAATGAAAGCCGCTCATGGCTATGGCACCAATAACAAAAGCCAAAACGCCTCCAAGTGGAACGCCTAACCACCATTTGTTGCGAGGTTTATCCCATAAGCTCATAAGACCACTCCCTGATATAAACGTATTTATTGGAAGCTTGCATAATATTCAACAAGTGCTTGTCGCTCTTCTTGAGATAAGGCTTTAATCGCTTTATCCATTTTCTTATCTGCTGAACGTTTGCCTTGATGAAATTGCGTTAAGGTGGTTATCAAATAGCCTTTTTGTTGGCCAGCCAAAATGGACGCTTCATCAAGAGGATCGCTTCCACCATCGGCATGACAGCTTTCGCAACTTTTTAGGTGAATGGCTTTACCTTGGTTTGCCAGTGCTTGATCAAAAGGTTGCTTTGCGCGAACAAACTCCATATCAGCGTAGTAGGCCGCCAGTTGTTCTATTTCCTCTTCTGTTAAAGAACGAACGATGGTTGCCATGTCTCCGGATTGACTGATATCTCCCGACACGTGTTGGACGGTATTGGCGGGGCGACCTTCTAGGTAACGTAGCATTTGGTCGCTGAGATTGAACTCAGGAATGCCCGCAATGGTGGGGATATCAGTGTGCCCACTCACGCCATTTGCCCCATGGCATGCATCGCATTGTTTCTCGCTAACGAGGGCTTGCGTGCTAGCGAAAGCTGATCCAATTGAAGCGATAACCAGAGCAATGGTACAGAAGATGTTGTTTAAAGTAGATTTTTTATCAAGCATAGCGTGACGTTCCTATAATTAAATAGTGCAGTGATACTTTCTAAAGTTAGTTGGCTTTCTAATTTGATAGTAATACATTATTTGAAATCTGCTCGATCTCTTTGATATTTTTGTTTGTTGTGCTAAGGAATTGAATTCGTGATTCGTTTGGATTCGTTATTGAGCTATTTTGGTATGGAATATTATTGGGTGTATAGCTTTATTTAATCTCGTTAATATCTAAATTATGACGGTGGTTTGGATGATCTAAATCAATTAAATGTCGTTTTTTCTCTATTCCATTTCTATGGAAATAGAAAAGATGCTTGAATTAAATGAGACTTGATATCACTTGTTGATTATGTGATTCTATTTATCTAATTGATTTAATTGCATTTTAGTTTTGTAGTTTAATTCTTAAATATTTCAAGTTCAAATGTGTGCCTTATGTCTCAAAAGTGAAATGCTATTATGTAAGTCATGTTGAATTTCTTGTCTGATAGTTGGAAAGTAATTGATAAATATAAAAATACAGATGTATTCACTCCGATAAAATATAATTTATTACGAGTTGTTTTGACTGAATCCTTCCTTTTTATGAGCTCATTACGATGGGGTGTTTTGACGGGAAATCTGGAAAAACTCCACTACAATTACGTAAAGTATAAAGCAACAACTCCAACATACAGAAGATTAATAGGAATAAGGGATAATCCTATGATTATATTAAGAGCGATGTTGGCCTCTGTACTCAGTATTTTACTGATTGCTTGTGGACCAGAAAGTGGTAACGATCAAAATACGCCGCCGCCCCAGCTTGGGAAAGACTTTACGGTCAGAGTGGCTACCCCTCAACTCGTGGTACCTGATGGGGCTAGTGAAACCAAGCTTGTGGTTGATTTTGAAGTGTTTGATGCATCAGGCCGCGCCTATGAATTCGATGCGACGAAAGATTTTCGTATCGCGGTGCTTAAAGCAATGCCTCAAAGAAGCGGCGGTGGGCGAGATGGCAATACGTTTTGGAAGAGCTTCCACCATTCTAGTAATGACGCAACCAATCGAGCGAGCATGGAAAATGTTTGGACAGCGGGGGGAGAGTTGCTCAAAACAGATAGTGGCTACACTTATACCTTTGCGATTGCAGACATTCTGAATGTTGCCGACCCTTACCCCACTGACTCAGCAGATAATGGTGGCATGATCGCGTGGGATGAAGACAAGTTGCATCGTATTGTGATGGCGTATGGTGACCAAGAGCTAGGATTTACCTATGTGTACCAGTGGATTCCTGGAACACCATCCGATCAAACGGTTTCTCGCAATGTCATTGAAGAAGAGACTTGCTCTAACTGCCATATGGGTGAACCACTACATCATGGTCCTGGGTATCGTTCCATTGATAACAACATCGCGGTTTGTACGTCTTGCCACAATGACAGTAATCCCGGTGCCGCCCCACGTCGTCGACCACTGGCCGCCATCGTGCATCAGTATCACGGAAATGTGTATGCCCTCGGCTCAAGTTCAAGCGATCCGACAACCTACAAACAGCCAGTCGATAGCAATGGTGTTTTGGTTACGGACATCAATGGATTGGTGATGGAAGGCAATCCATTTCCACAAGACGCGCGTAACTGCACGACTTGTCACTCGCAAGATGTGACAAAAGCGTCAGATGCGAACAACTGGTTTGAACATCCTAGCCAAGTGGCGTGTGAGTCTTGTCATTTGTACAGAGACAGAGGCGCACACGACAATGAAGTCGGTTTTACCTGGGATAGAGAAACCTGCACAGGTTGCCATCGCCCTTATGAGCGAGATGAAAACGGTGACCCAATTATTGGTATGGATGCCAGCCGAAGCGCTCGCACTGTGCATCTAGGCCGTTTGGATAACTTAGCGGCAGCACGGGATACGTTGCTTGTCAGTATTAAGCAGGCGCGCTTTGTGGATTCCATGTTTGAAGTTGATGTCATCATTCAGAAAGATGGCGTTGGCATTAGCGCGCTTAGTGAAATCACGCCATTTATTAACGAGCATGGTCATGTCAACTTACTGCTCAATTGGGATAACGGTGAAGGCCCAATGCTGGCAAATAACGGTTTGGATCTCTCTACCTGTACCGCACAAGGCAATGGCTTGTTCACTTGCCAGAAAGACTTCACTGGCGCGACGCTTTTGCCAACTGCAACGTCGACGTTGACGGTGAATGTGGCCGATATGCCGCTGTGTGCCGACCGAACAACAGGTGAGTTGGCGGATTGCTCGACATTCACTGGCATTGATAATTTGAAATACCCTTATGTGATTGCTGCTAAGAACGCAAAAGGAACGTT encodes:
- a CDS encoding SUMF1/EgtB/PvdO family nonheme iron enzyme, which encodes MRLVFSALTLAMLPVVAGIPAMAEEASPVVVVDDALFTQNTLLSDTEKKKSAKQNQLNNQAEQLERLKQQEAELVTRLDKAKQQLEKDYQRLSDTPDFDLMPAQSAYQSAWSKVKQNQSEQLEARQTHETLASELAAINAEETVIRGKIAQLQEERQRARIATMRSEISQKGDLTVSFTNTCRSDMTLEQCAKQTTTLALQKAVRQYQSELIDGTTEAKLAKQNQSQAALNIHVLKHQSSKAEFSGENQYTQILKVSLNTRPAENAPCKLLNIDSKYCFSPSQVVDGEKVTETAWHTLTIRSNQYGDTVLIDGVKYGSTPVEIMLPMGNHQISIEKEGYSTFRTDLMVSQDQTLRANLVAKRNVAKTGETFADNLGSLPAPEMAVVTEGTYMIGERAGKQVRLNRGFSISTTPITVAQFRAFVDQSNYQTDAELHKICTRIEQATITPIANKYWRDPGFSQQENSPVVCVSQNDANAYVNWLSDKTGYHYRLPTEDEWEIAARAGSEADYWWGEKFGSGQANTGWGGTPWSNNSTSPVKSFSANGFGLYDVVGNVWEWTADSKGLLKGGAWSFSPEKAKAESQLFISPDSAANFAGFRVVRVL
- a CDS encoding NapC/NirT family cytochrome c; translation: MSLWDKPRNKWWLGVPLGGVLAFVIGAIAMSGFHWGMTFTNSNAFCFGCHIGMDTIVEEYQESVHFKNAKGVIAATCSDCHVPRELLPKLKLKIMATADIFHKLSGDITLDNFETEHRPRLFEKVTNEFVANKSQQCRYCHSVEMMDFTAQDRTVARRHQTMEEREKSCIDCHAGIAHKLPQQSE
- a CDS encoding c-type cytochrome, with the protein product MLDKKSTLNNIFCTIALVIASIGSAFASTQALVSEKQCDACHGANGVSGHTDIPTIAGIPEFNLSDQMLRYLEGRPANTVQHVSGDISQSGDMATIVRSLTEEEIEQLAAYYADMEFVRAKQPFDQALANQGKAIHLKSCESCHADGGSDPLDEASILAGQQKGYLITTLTQFHQGKRSADKKMDKAIKALSQEERQALVEYYASFQ
- a CDS encoding OmcA/MtrC family decaheme c-type cytochrome, encoding MLASVLSILLIACGPESGNDQNTPPPQLGKDFTVRVATPQLVVPDGASETKLVVDFEVFDASGRAYEFDATKDFRIAVLKAMPQRSGGGRDGNTFWKSFHHSSNDATNRASMENVWTAGGELLKTDSGYTYTFAIADILNVADPYPTDSADNGGMIAWDEDKLHRIVMAYGDQELGFTYVYQWIPGTPSDQTVSRNVIEEETCSNCHMGEPLHHGPGYRSIDNNIAVCTSCHNDSNPGAAPRRRPLAAIVHQYHGNVYALGSSSSDPTTYKQPVDSNGVLVTDINGLVMEGNPFPQDARNCTTCHSQDVTKASDANNWFEHPSQVACESCHLYRDRGAHDNEVGFTWDRETCTGCHRPYERDENGDPIIGMDASRSARTVHLGRLDNLAAARDTLLVSIKQARFVDSMFEVDVIIQKDGVGISALSEITPFINEHGHVNLLLNWDNGEGPMLANNGLDLSTCTAQGNGLFTCQKDFTGATLLPTATSTLTVNVADMPLCADRTTGELADCSTFTGIDNLKYPYVIAAKNAKGTFDVGGITTPHTLPVGAEVTSCNNCHKELTIHKLGAHPHAATDLQQCKNCHNSERSAYYAGMAADLKYHVHSFHAFGSAHVGESVFPGAINNCEACHGSGQYNLPSQKNTRPSLASGKYFSPALVACGACHIESPLANADPDTIPGDAVLDHMIKNGAVFAADTAVEATGKEQCATCHAIGQEQGVDKVHKVYEYR